In the Juglans microcarpa x Juglans regia isolate MS1-56 chromosome 6D, Jm3101_v1.0, whole genome shotgun sequence genome, one interval contains:
- the LOC121235876 gene encoding protein LHCP TRANSLOCATION DEFECT, whose translation MASIPCITRLSVTFKPSVAPPPLSKFHSRFLGIRNRLGWVGHYGIGPSNGSRAKCWFKFGKSGVDAEGAGIYGSQTREDFDRDDVEQYFNYMGMLAVEGSYDKMDALLSQNIHPVDIILMMAASEGDKPKIEELLRAGASYTIKDADGRTALDRAASDEIKDFILSFSVQKA comes from the exons ATGGCCTCAATCCCATGTATCACCCGCTTATCTGTCACCTTCAAGCCTTCCGTTGCTCCTCCTCCTTTGTCCAAATTCCACTCCCGGTTTTTGGGCATCCGAAATAGGCTCGGGTGGGTCGGACACTATGGAATCGGACCCTCCAATGGCTCTAGAGCCAAGTGCTGGTTCAAGTTTGGTAAAAGTGGCGTTGATGCTGAAGGTGCGGGCATTTACGGCAGTCAAACCCGTGAAGACTTCGATAGAGATGATGTCGAACAG TATTTTAATTACATGGGAATGCTTGCTGTGGAAGGTTCATATGATAAGATGGATGCTCTTTTAAGCCAAAACATCCACCCTGTGGACATCATATTGATGATGGCTGCCTCAGAAGGTGACAAGCCAAAAATTGAAGAGTTGCTAAGAGCTGGAGCTAGTTACACAATCAAGGATGCCGATGGACGGACTGCCCTTGACAGGGCTGCTAGTGATGAAATCAAGGACTTCATTCTGAGTTTTTCAGTTCAGAAGGCATAA
- the LOC121236113 gene encoding uncharacterized protein LOC121236113: protein MVQTLEAIKGGGGSIRVGTMGSISSLMARELDSIKSAPRMSLSSRTKPQSVPASVPCGATAPKRLQPRKSSDEPSSSYIDHRSIDITRKTNGYTRNTHQIPMLISDSINLDRTPSRGKTDKKASKIVEIVDIKCGNQDRAWASPITNRLKKLGFSKLSESII, encoded by the coding sequence ATGGTTCAGACGCTAGAAGCTATTAAGGGTGGTGGAGGATCCATCAGGGTCGGTACCATGGGATCTATTAGTTCCCTGATGGCGAGGGAACTGGATTCTATTAAATCTGCACCTCGGATGTCCTTATCTTCCCGGACCAAACCTCAGTCAGTACCTGCTTCAGTTCCCTGTGGTGCTACAGCTCCTAAAAGACTACAGCCAAGAAAATCATCGGATGAGCCAAGCAGCAGCTACATTGATCATAGAAGCATTGATATTACCAGGAAAACAAACGGCTACACTAGAAATACCCATCAAATACCAATGCTCATCTCTGATAGTATTAATCTTGATAGAACTCCTAGTAGGGGAAAAACTGACAAGAAAGCATCTAAGATAGTTGAAATTGTGGATATAAAATGTGGGAACCAGGATAGAGCATGGGCTAGCCCCATAACAAATCGTCTCAAGAAGCTGGGATTCTCAAAGCTATCTGAGAGCATTATCTAA